The genomic interval CTTTACATCGTCCAGAGACGGCTTTCGGAAATGCGCTTCCGCCAGCCCGGCGAACCAACCAGCCGCTAAAAACGGGTTGAGTGACGTAAGCCAGGCCACGGCAAATGCGGTAAGCGCCGAAATTGGATGCCCGCGTGCGATGACCACACCAGCCGCCGAGAGGACGCCGTTGATAGCGAACCACCACAGAAACGCTCGAAGCAGCACATCTGCTGATATGTCCGTGAAGATGAAGGCTAAAAGGATAACCACGAACGCTACGCCAATCCCGATCCCTAACAAGCTCCCTATCGATATGTTAACCCGTTTCTTCGGCAGCGAGCTCAACTCCTCCTTCGTTGGTAACAACTCAGGCTGACTTAGAAATTTCTTTATTCCCGCTACGTGCCCCGCACCGACGACTGCAACTATTTTTGGCGCTTCATGCACGGCCGCGGTTGGATCCCACGTCTCGGACGGCTGATACGATGCAGTTCGCTCGAATGTTACCACCGGCTTACTTTGCAGTTCCAGTAAGCTCCTTGCGATATACGCGTCTCGTTCATCTAACAGTGCCGTTGCGGCACCGGGTGAGAACTCGCGGAGCTCTTTCATCAATTGCGTCACGACGTCGTCATCCGTCAGTCGATCAAGCGTGATCTCTTGATTCGAGCCCATAACACCGGTCAAGAATTTCTTATCCCCGCGCTCCTTTCCTTCGCCACCCTCATCTTCCGCTCCATTGTCGCCTCCTATGCTGGCGATCGAGAAGATAATAGAAAAGAGCATCTTGAGCTTCTCCCAGAGCCGCATCTTCTTCCAGAATCGCTGCATCGTTATTTGTATTGGACGGTCGATCAGTGCCACATCGCAACCCAGCTCCTCCGCTTTATTTATCGCGGCCATCATGTCCGCCCCCGGCTCTATTCCTAACTCTGCGCCCATTTTGCGCTGTACGTAGGCAAGCAGCCAGTGCGTGAGGATCAAAAACGGATTGCCAGAGCTGAGCATTTCTTTTGGCGATAACTCCTTCACTTCGCCTTTCAATGAGTCGAACCTTCCCTTATCTAACTCAACAGCGACGACGTCAGGCCTCTCACGTTCTATAACTTCTTCTACCTCTTTCACGCTCTTTTCCAAGACGTGCCCGGTTCCTACCAATAGGATAGTTCCTAAATCATGCTCGCTCATACCTGCTTTTGCCCTCTTGGTACTTGCCGCCTGTACATCAGTACGTAATAGCCCTGCGGAGTTATAAATTCTGAACACTCCGAGCACGGGAAATTGTGAATGTTACACGCCTATTATGCATAGCCTGCCGTTTTATAGCGTAAGAGAGCAGCAACACCGCCAAACGCGCGTTTTAACTGCGATCCTTCCTCGAATTCCGTCGAGATAAATTCCACGTTCGCGCTCGTCAGCTCAGCCTTCTCCACCAGCTCGCGTACAAACTCGGCTTTGAGTTCTTCCGAGATCATCAACGTATCCACGGCGCCCAACTCCAGGTTCTTTCTCACGTCCTGCTCACCGTATGCCACCATCGCCTCGTTATTCGCTATGAACTCCATGAATCGCGCCATGAGCTTCTTCTCACGCATCAAATCCATTCCTTCCAGAACTTCTCCCGCCGCGTCCACGAGCTCATAAAGGCCTGATTCGTCGGTATACGCGACGTCAAACTCCCCGAGGATCTTATTCTGCAGTTCGTAATGCAGGTGCGACCCTTTTATGAAATCCTCCTTCGTTGGGCTCGGACCACCGATCAGAAGCCCCTTGAGTCCCTCAACTTGAAGCAGGATCTGTGATGTGTGTTCGCCGATCCGTTTATAAAAATCATCGGTTGCGATCTCACGCAGACGTTGGAATCGAGCCGCAGACTGCCCGCCTTTCCGTATCTTACCCGGAACGGACGACGTCAGGTGTTTCACGGGCTCCACGATCTTACCATGCAAGATCCCGATCGTCGCTTCTCGTTTGTCCAGCACGAGCAAGCCGTATTTCTCTTTCTCCGTCACGAGTTCTTCCAGCGGCTCGAGGAAGAAACTCGAATCGCAATGATAAATATAAGAATAGATCTTTGCTGGCGGCTCCACGATGTACGTTTCTATATCTGTCTTGTCTCCGCCCTTGTCGATGGCACCGCAGAAGATCACCAGACCGTTTTCTCCCACGCGCACATAGCGCAGCTTCGCCAAGATGGATTCCAGCGAGCTTTGCACGTTCGTGCGGGTAATCTTACTCTTGATGTTCATTGCCTGCCCGTGTTCGTCACGGAGTTGAGACGTAACGTCAGATATCTGCTTATCAGGCGGAATGTAAACTGACACGAGCTCCGTGCCTCGTCCGCTCTTCTCCCTCAATTCTTCTAATACTTTCCTGAATTCGTACTTCTTTATTTGATCCATAGCTCATAACCTTATTCCTTTTTTGCGCTCACTTATTCATATCGCGTGTGCGCTCGTAAAAACCCAAAAAGGATTTTCCTGCTCTCTCACCGCGTTTCTTCTTTTATAGTGAAATAAAAGAGAAGGTTAGTGGATGCGTCGACCGGGATTTGAACCCGGGCTGTAGGCTTGGAAGGCCCAAGTCATACCTCTAGACCATCGACGCGCTTTCCTCTGCTTATTTATTACGCCGAGTTACTTATATATTTTTACCGGCACGTTGCCGTCCTAATCCATTTTTACCGTCATCACGCAACAATACTCGTCCGTACACGCGAACTCCGGTATTCTCTCTAATAACCGTAATTGAAATACGCTTTCTGATCCCGTTAGTGGCTCTTTCAGAAATGCACAAGCTAACAAGGCAGATTGAGACGCGTTATCCTGTTGTATGTCATCGTCGTTTTCCTCATTGCCGGATTCGAAGGCCTCTTCTTCTTTAAACACGGGTTTTATTTCTATAAAACGGGAATTATAAAACGAGACGTGTGCAATGAAGGCCAAACACCTCGAAGGAATAAGCGCAAACGTACTTCTCTTGGGCATTGTTAGTTTTCTGAACGATTTGAGCAGCGAAATGATCATCCCGATCTTACCGATACTCATAACCTCGTTGGGCGGTGCGGGTCTGATTTTGGGGCTAATCGGCGGATTACAGGACAGCATATCGAGTATTTTAAAGGTCCTTTCGGGCTACTGGTCTGACCGAGTAGGGAGGCGAAAGATATTTGTCTTCGGTGGCTATCTGACTTCTGCGGGCTTCAAATTGCTGCTCGCATTCTCTCGGATCTGGCAGCACGTATTGCTCTTCGCCAGTTTCGAACGCGTGGGCAAGGGCTTGAGAACCGCACCGCGAGACGCTATCATCGCCGATTCTATGCCGGACGCAAGAGGAACGGGTTTTGGCATTCACCGGGCATTCGATACGCTGGGTGCGATCTTCGGCGGTTTGGCGGCGCTCAGTTTGTATTGGTTCCTAGAGTTTGAATTCATGTACATCATCTTTATCGCCGCGATCATCGCTTTTATTTCGCTCGTACCGATTCATTTCATCAAGGAGAGCAAGCGAGCACCGCAGGAAATAAACCTGCAAATAAGCCTGAGAAAGCTGTCTCGGCCTCTTATGCTCTTCATTACGGTGGCTTCCGTCTTTGCACTCGCCAATTTCACCTACATGTTCTTTATTCTCAAGGCGGAGACGGCGTTTATGCCACTCATGCCCTTGAAGGAGTCCGTTGCTCTTGCGATCTTCTTATATGTCCTCTTTAACATCTCCTACGCCCTGCTCGCCATTCCGTTTGGCACGCTCTCCGACAGAATAGGGAAGTGTCGCGTGCTTATCGCCGGCTATCTACTCTTTTCCGTAACCTGCCTCGGATTCGCCTACTTTGACTCGCTCTCTGCCTTCTTGATATTATTCCCGCTGTACGGCGTGGTGTATGCGATGATAGACGGTAACCAGCGGGCTTTTATTTCTGACCTGTCCTCTGCTGATTTGCGGGCTACTGCGTTAGGCACGTTTCATACCATGATTGGGATACTAACGTTACCAGCAAGTTTAGTCGCGGGCTTTTTATGGAATGTAACGCCCACCCATCATTTGACCTTTCTCTTTGGCAGTACGGTCAGTATCATAGCTGTTCTCCTGTTCGTTGCTCTTAGAAAACATTTTTGCGACTTCTGAGGGCAGAGCGAAGAAAGGGAATCTGGCAAATGTTCAACGGGGTAACGGCTGATGAGCGAGTGCAATGATCAGCGCATGGGCTGGGCTTTTTTCAATTTAATGGTCTCCAAAAAGCACCTTTAATTCCGTCTCTTATGAGCTATTCGTTTCCCAATGATTTTGCTCTTTCAGGATATATAAAAAGATCAGTACGCCGAGCGTGTTTGCCGCGACCATTGGAATCGCAATTTGTTCGACAAGGTGTATCGCTTCTGAGAGTGGTCGAGCAATAGCGAGAATTAAGCTCATATGAACGAGTTCCACAACGACACCGAGAAATATCGCCCTCGAATAATATGCAGCTCCCGGTTTAAACTTCTTCGAGAGCAATCCTGCCAGAACTCCGGCGAAGATGGTGGCGATTGGACAGGGAATGGCGGTAAACCCGCCCTGGCTATACCGGTGTATCGCGGCGATAACGCCGGTTAAACCCCCTATTATCGGACCTCCAAGAATCCCTGCCATCATCGGACCTAGATCCCGTATATTAGCAATGGCACCGCTGACGGGTATACCCCGTAGTGTTCCATAGATGG from Methanomicrobia archaeon carries:
- a CDS encoding MFS transporter, with the protein product MKAKHLEGISANVLLLGIVSFLNDLSSEMIIPILPILITSLGGAGLILGLIGGLQDSISSILKVLSGYWSDRVGRRKIFVFGGYLTSAGFKLLLAFSRIWQHVLLFASFERVGKGLRTAPRDAIIADSMPDARGTGFGIHRAFDTLGAIFGGLAALSLYWFLEFEFMYIIFIAAIIAFISLVPIHFIKESKRAPQEINLQISLRKLSRPLMLFITVASVFALANFTYMFFILKAETAFMPLMPLKESVALAIFLYVLFNISYALLAIPFGTLSDRIGKCRVLIAGYLLFSVTCLGFAYFDSLSAFLILFPLYGVVYAMIDGNQRAFISDLSSADLRATALGTFHTMIGILTLPASLVAGFLWNVTPTHHLTFLFGSTVSIIAVLLFVALRKHFCDF
- the prf1 gene encoding peptide chain release factor 1, with amino-acid sequence MDQIKKYEFRKVLEELREKSGRGTELVSVYIPPDKQISDVTSQLRDEHGQAMNIKSKITRTNVQSSLESILAKLRYVRVGENGLVIFCGAIDKGGDKTDIETYIVEPPAKIYSYIYHCDSSFFLEPLEELVTEKEKYGLLVLDKREATIGILHGKIVEPVKHLTSSVPGKIRKGGQSAARFQRLREIATDDFYKRIGEHTSQILLQVEGLKGLLIGGPSPTKEDFIKGSHLHYELQNKILGEFDVAYTDESGLYELVDAAGEVLEGMDLMREKKLMARFMEFIANNEAMVAYGEQDVRKNLELGAVDTLMISEELKAEFVRELVEKAELTSANVEFISTEFEEGSQLKRAFGGVAALLRYKTAGYA
- a CDS encoding TraB/GumN family protein encodes the protein MSEHDLGTILLVGTGHVLEKSVKEVEEVIERERPDVVAVELDKGRFDSLKGEVKELSPKEMLSSGNPFLILTHWLLAYVQRKMGAELGIEPGADMMAAINKAEELGCDVALIDRPIQITMQRFWKKMRLWEKLKMLFSIIFSIASIGGDNGAEDEGGEGKERGDKKFLTGVMGSNQEITLDRLTDDDVVTQLMKELREFSPGAATALLDERDAYIARSLLELQSKPVVTFERTASYQPSETWDPTAAVHEAPKIVAVVGAGHVAGIKKFLSQPELLPTKEELSSLPKKRVNISIGSLLGIGIGVAFVVILLAFIFTDISADVLLRAFLWWFAINGVLSAAGVVIARGHPISALTAFAVAWLTSLNPFLAAGWFAGLAEAHFRKPSLDDVKSMLEVESVRELMSNRLFKVILVAALANLGSIAGTFIGAYVVWQQLGINIQDIWAGLQSLL